A genomic region of Eucalyptus grandis isolate ANBG69807.140 chromosome 5, ASM1654582v1, whole genome shotgun sequence contains the following coding sequences:
- the LOC104446262 gene encoding LOW QUALITY PROTEIN: receptor-like serine/threonine-protein kinase At2g45590 (The sequence of the model RefSeq protein was modified relative to this genomic sequence to represent the inferred CDS: inserted 2 bases in 2 codons), whose translation HRLAPCLRRRRPPPPAAHHRRDLRPHLPPVLAGAASFSLLLLFLALLLSVFLYRRFSRARTAPADSKSPAATRRSRTRSSXHHQLRRFSYSLLRRSTSSFSPASLLGHGAFGSVHKALLPSHPSPLAVKLMSSPSAAASASAAAAATSDREFRNELSLATVLNGSPHIVSIHGYSTNRRGNRLLLVYEFMQNRSLQDALFDKKCAELAEWRRRFDIAADVARGLEYLHHCCDPPVIHGDIKPSNVLLDSEFRAKIGDFGLARLKTEEIVEEGDNVDGGVENGNVIILEEDNNGSILEELESVATGCDEGSSRCCAEQSPESCVIRVLDSEESPEVAVVSPEMGLERGSASEGCFDGTSIESGKDVNRANAGGAEKKGNSRSNWWWRQDNGGGSESGRVKDYVMEWIGSEIRKERPKSNWVSSPGAAKDEGSSRKLEPPKKQRKRWEWWASLDEDRAPKKEKKKQKPKEWWREEFCDELSKKTKKKRGNCSGDGGEVWWQQKEDDGDSAQERKRRKSRSSRGSIDWWMDGLSGELRNGRRNSQEWSCTSAGDIIPKSXGISSTPSMRGTVCYIAPEYGGGGQLSEKCDVYSYGVLLLVLVSGRRPLQVTASPMAEFERANLISWARQLAQNGRLLDLLDSSIHSPDKEQALLCITIALLCLQRSPAKRPTMAEVVVMLSGEAEPPQLPFEFSPSPPSNFQFKSRRKAR comes from the exons CACCGGCTCGCGCCatgcctccgccgccgccgcccgccgccgccggcagcCCACCACCGCCGTGACCTCCGCCCCCACCTCCCGCCCGTCCTCGCCGGCGCCGCGTcgttctccctcctcctcctcttcctcgccCTCCTCCTCTCCGTCTTCCTCTACCGCAGGTTCTCCCGCGCCCGCACCGCCCCCGCCGACTCCAAGTCCCCCGCCGCCACCCGGCGGAGCAGGACGAGGAGCA ACCACCACCAGCTCCGCCGCTTCTCCTACTCCCTCCTCCGCCGCTCCacctcctccttctcccccGCCTCCCTCCTTGGCCACGGCGCCTTCGGGTCCGTCCACAaggccctcctcccctcccaCCCCTCCCCGCTCGCCGTCAAGCTCATGTCCtccccctccgccgccgcctccgcctccgccgccgccgccgccacctccgacCGCGAGTTCCGCAACGAGCTCTCCCTCGCCACCGTCCTCAACGGCTCTCCCCACATTGTCTCCATCCACGGCTACTCCACCAACCGCCGAGGTAACCGGCTCTTGCTCGTCTACGAGTTCATGCAGAATCGGAGCTTGCAGGACGCCCTGTTCGACAAGAAGTGCGCCGAGCTCGCCGAGTGGCGCCGGCGGTTCGACATCGCGGCCGACGTCGCGAGGGGGCTCGAGTATCTGCACCACTGCTGCGACCCCCCGGTGATTCACGGCGACATCAAGCCGAGCAACGTGCTGCTGGATTCGGAGTTTAGGGCGAAGATTGGGGATTTCGGGCTTGCTCGGTTGAAGACCGAGGAAATCGTGGAGGAGGGCGATAATGTGGATGGTGGGGTTGAGAATGGGAACGTGATAATCCTCGAGGAGGATAACAATGGATCCATCTTGGAAGAGTTGGAGAGCGTTGCCACCGGCTGCGACGAGGGCAGCAGCCGGTGCTGCGCAGAGCAGTCGCCCGAGAGCTGCGTGATCAGGGTCTTGGATTCGGAGGAGTCTCCGGAGGTGGCCGTGGTGTCGCCGGAGATGGGATTAGAAAGAGGGAGTGCGTCCGAGGGGTGTTTCGACGGGACTAGCATAGAGAGCGGTAAGGATGTGAATCGAGCGAATGCCGGCGGTGCCGAGAAGAAGGGGAACTCGAGGAGCAATTGGTGGTGGAGGCAGGACAATGGAGGAGGGTCCGAGTCGGGGCGAGTGAAGGATTATGTAATGGAGTGGATCGGCAGCGAGATTAGGAAGGAGAGACCCAAGAGCAATTGGGTTTCGTCCCCCGGTGCGGCGAAAGACGAGGGGTCGAGCCGGAAGCTCGAGCCGCccaagaagcagaggaaaaggTGGGAATGGTGGGCCTCGTTGGATGAGGACAGAGcgccgaagaaggagaagaagaagcagaagccgAAGGAGTGGTGGAGGGAGGAGTTCTGCGACGAGCTCtccaagaagacgaagaagaagcgAGGGAATTGCTCGGGTGACGGAGGGGAAGTGTGGTGGCAGCAGAAGGAGGACGACGGCGACTCTGCGcaggagaggaagaggaggaagagcagGAGCAGTCGGGGCAGCATCGATTGGTGGATGGACGGATTGAGCGGAGAGCTGAGGAACGGGAGGAGGAATAGCCAGGAATGGTCTTGCACGAGCGCCGGCGACATAATACCGAAGA GGGGCATCAGCAGCACGCCGAGCATGAGGGGGACCGTTTGCTACATCGCCCCCGAGTATGGCGGTGGCGGGCAATTGTCGGAGAAATGCGATGTGTACAGCTACGGAGTCTTGCTTCTGGTCCTCGTCTCAGGGAGGAGGCCGCTGCAAGTGACTGCCTCTCCGATGGCGGAGTTCGAGAGGGCCAATCTGATCTCTTGGGCGAGGCAGTTGGCTCAAAACGGGAGGCTCCTGGATCTTCTCGACAGCTCCATACACTCGCCGGACAAGGAACAGGCATTGCTCTGCATCACCATTGCCCTCCTCTGCCTACAACGGTCGCCGGCCAAGCGACCGACCATGGCGGAGGTCGTGGTGATGCTCTCCGGCGAGGCCGAACCGCCCCAGCTACCATTCGAGTTCTCCCCGTCGCCGCCCTCCAATTTCCAGTTCAAGTCCCGAAGGAAGGCCCGTTGA
- the LOC104444305 gene encoding LOW QUALITY PROTEIN: glyoxylate/hydroxypyruvate reductase HPR3 (The sequence of the model RefSeq protein was modified relative to this genomic sequence to represent the inferred CDS: deleted 1 base in 1 codon) encodes MASHLQNDGAPPPLDRRPPPCVLLLRHPTQFSVHNRPLPDTFRFLKPWESLLPLDDFLSSSADARAAEAILTSGKTPVTADMLRRLPGVRLVVTTSAGLNHIDVAECRRRGIAIANAGDAYSADVADLAVGLLIDVLRKVSAGDRYVRRGSWSGEGEFELGSKLGGKRVGIVGLGRIGLKVAKRLEAFGCAISYNSRKTKPNVSYPFYSNVCELATNCDALIMCCDLNEQTHHMITREVLLALGKEGVVVNIGRGSIIDEKEMVQLLVQGELGGAGLDVFENEPNVPEELLALDNVVLSPHTAVFTPESFSDLCDLVIENLEAFFSNKPLLSPVLDE; translated from the exons ATGGCCTCCCACCTCCAAAACGACGGCGCTCCTCCGCCCCTcgaccgccgcccgccgccgtgCGTCCTCCTCCTGCGGCACCCTACTCAGTTCTCCGTCCACAACCGTCCCCTCCCCGACACCTTCCGCTTCCTCAAGCCCTGGGAATCGCTGCTCCCGCTCGACgacttcctctcctcctccgccgacGCCCGCGCCGCCGAGGCGATCCTCACCTCCGGCAAGACGCCGGTCACCGCCGACATGCTCCGGCGGCTCCCGGGGGTCCGCCTCGTCGTCACCACCAGCGCGGGCCTCAACCACATCGACGTGGCGGAGTGCCGGCGGCGCGGGATCGCGATCGCCAACGCGGGGGACGCGTACTCGGCGGACGTGGCGGATTTGGCGGTCGGGCTGCTGATCGACGTGCTGAGGAAGGTCTCGGCCGGCGACCGGTACGTGAGGCGGGGGTCGTGGAGCGGCGAGGGAGAATTCGAGCTCGGTTCGAAG CTGGGTGGCAAGAGAGTCGGCATTGTTGGATTGGGAAGGATTGGCTTAAAAGTTGCTAAAAGGCTCGAGGCCTTTGGATGTGCCATTTCATATAACTCTAGGAAGACAAAGCCAAACGTTTCGTACCCCTTCTATTCCAATGTCTGTGAACTCGCCACTAACTGCGATGCCCTCATAATGTGTTGCGACCTGAATGAGCAAACCCATCACATGATCACTAGGGAAGTACTATTAGCCTTGGGGAAGGAAGGTGTGGTTGTTAACATTGGGCGTGGATCAATTATAGATGAAAAGGAAATGGTGCAACTTCTAGTCCAAGGAGAGCTTGGAGGCGCCGGCTTGGATGTGTTTGAGAATGAGCCCAATGTTCCTGAAGAGCTCCTTGCTCTTGATAATGTTGTATTATCC CCACACACAGCTGTTTTTACCCCGGAATCCTTTTCGGATTTATGTGATCTGGTCATTGAGAACTTGGaagctttcttttcaaataagcCGTTGCTTTCCCCTGTGCTAGATGAGTGA
- the LOC104444304 gene encoding glyoxylate/hydroxypyruvate reductase HPR3, with product MTSHPQNDGAPPPLDRRPPPPVLLLRHPTQFSVLDRPLPDTFRFLKPWKSPLPLGDFLSSADARAAEAILTSGMTPVTAEMLRRLPGVRLVVTTSAGLEHIDVAECRRRGIAVADAGDAYSEDVADLAVGLLIDVLRKVSASDRYVRRGSWSGEGEFALGSKLGGKRVGIVGLGRTGLKVAKRLEAFGCAVSYNSRKAKPYVSYPFHSNVCELATNCDALVICCGLNEETHHMITREVLLALGKEGVVVNIGRGSIIDEKEMVQLLVQGELGGAGLDVFENEPNVPEELLALDNVVLSPHRAVFTQESLSDLCDLVIGNLEAFFSNKPLLSPVLDE from the exons ATGACCTCCCACCCCCAAAACGACGGCGCTCCTCCGCCCCTcgaccgccgcccgccgccgccggtcctcctcctccggcaTCCTACTCAGTTCTCCGTCCTCGACCGCCCCCTCCCCGATACCTTCCGCTTCCTCAAGCCCTGGAAGTCGCCGCTTCCCCTCGGCGACTTCCTCTCCTCCGCCGACGCCCGCGCCGCCGAGGCGATCCTCACCTCCGGCATGACGCCGGTCACCGCCGAGATGCTCCGGCGGCTCCCGGGGGTCCGCCTCGTCGTCACCACCAGCGCGGGCCTCGAGCACATCGACGTGGCGGAGTGCCGGCGGCGCGGGATCGCGGTCGCCGACGCGGGGGACGCGTACTCGGAGGACGTGGCGGATTTGGCGGTCGGGCTGCTGATCGACGTGCTGAGGAAGGTCTCGGCCAGCGACCGGTACGTGAGGCGGGGGTCGTGGAGCGGCGAGGGAGAATTCGCACTCGGTTCGAAG CTGGGAGGCAAGAGAGTTGGAATTGTTGGATTGGGAAGGACTGGCTTAAAAGTTGCTAAAAGGCTTGAGGCCTTTGGATGTGCTGTTTCATATAACTCGAGGAAGGCAAAGCCATACGTTTCGTACCCTTTCCATTCCAATGTCTGTGAGCTCGCCACTAACTGCGATGCCCTAGTAATCTGTTGTGGCCTGAACGAGGAAACCCATCACATGATCACTAGGGAAGTACTATTGGCTTTGGGGAAGGAAGGTGTGGTTGTTAACATTGGGCGTGGATCAATTATTGATGAAAAGGAAATGGTGCAACTTCTAGTCCAAGGAGAGCTTGGAGGTGCTGGCTTAGACGTGTTTGAGAATGAGCCCAATGTTCCTGAAGAGCTCCTTGCTCTTGATAATGTCGTGTTATCCCCACATAGAGCTGTTTTTACCCAGGAATCCCTTTCGGATTTATGTGATCTGGTCATTGGGAACCTGGaagctttcttttcaaataagcCCTTGCTTTCCCCTGTGTTAGATGAGTGA